The following nucleotide sequence is from Anaerolineae bacterium.
GCAGGATATCTGGCGCCAGATCCCGCACGCGGAAAGTGTATTGCATCTCCGGCACTTCCAGTCCGGTCCGCTGTGAACCCAGCCCCATCGCTAAACCACAGGTTTGGGCCGCCCGTGCCAGGTTACGATTGATGAAGGCCGCCTCAGCCGTCCCACCTGTCATCGAGGAGATCACAAGGGGAATGGCCAGCCGTTTGCCCAGAATCGTGCTAGACAGGTCCACCGCCTCCAGGTCCAGCTCGGGCAAGGCTGTATGCTGGAACCGATAGCGTTCCAGCCCGGTCGTGATCGTCGGAAAACGGACATCCTCCTCCAGGTTGATCCGGATATGATCGGCCTTGCGCTGTACGTGCCGATGGTGGGATTCCACACACCCTCCGCAACTTCTCGCGCAAAACAGTGTTCCTATGTCTGGCCTCATTTGCCGAGGGCATCTTACCCGCGCGATCGGGGGATGTCAAACGAGGCCGTTTGACACCACTTCCCGGCGCGGTTAGAATGCACTCAACCTACACACCAAACGGAAAGGGGGACAGTCTATGAGCATTTTCGAACGCGTGCGGGATATCATCGTGGAACAGTTGGGCGTGGAGCCCGAGCGAGTCACCATGGAGGCTAGCTTTCGCGAGGACCTGGAAGCGGACTCGCTCGACTTGGTTGAGCTGATTATGGCTTTTGAGGAGGAATTCGGCGGCGAGATCTCCGATGAGGAAGCCCAAAAGATTACCACCGTGGGCGACGCTGTGAGATATCTGGAAGCGCAAAAGGCATGAATGGCCGGTGACGCGGCACAAGTAACGAGGCGACGAGGAACAATAAACTGCTGAGATTCCTGGTTGCCTCGTTATTTGTTGCTTAGGCTTTTCGCCTGTGGAATTGTTTACCGCTGTGATCCTCGCTGGCGGGCAGAGTCGGCGTATGGGCCAGGACAAGGCGTGGCTGGACGCAGGCGGCCGACCGCTGCTCGTTCACGTGGCTGAACGCCTCCAGAACCTGGCTGCTGAGGTGATCGTAGTGCGCGCTGCTCCGACAACGCCGCTGCCCGCTCTCCCCGCTCGCGTGATAGAGGACCGCTACCCAGGGATGGGGCCGCTGGCTGGTCTTCACGCAGGACTGAGCGCCTCAGCAACCTCCTGGATTTTCGCTGTCGCCTGTGACATGCCGTTGCTCCACCAAGCGTTGATCCGCTATCTAGCGCTGCTCCGCCCTGGGCACGATGCGGTGATCCCTTATCCTACCGGCCAGCCAGAGCCGCTCCATGCGTTTTATCATCGCCGATGCCTAGCGGTTATCGAGCAAGCCCTTGCGAGCGGGCAACGCTCTGTATGGAAGCTCTATACTAGGCTTCAAGTGCGCTCGGTCTCGCCTCTTGAGTTGACCGTCTTTGACCCTGACTTGCGTTCATTTGTCAACGTCAACACGCCAACGGAATGGGAAAGGGTACGCCGGCTGATCTCATGAACAAGCCTTTCAGCTTAGCACCTAACTGATGCGGCCCTTAATGGGCCTGAGCCCGTCGGTTTGATCTCTCCTCAGCCATCGGCTATAATCTCTCAGAAGCTGTAGTTTTCTTGAGCTCTCTTCTCTCAGTTCCACACGAACGGAGCTGTTCAAGGCGCTTTGGACGCCTCTCAACAGTGCACTAAAGAAGGTCAAGAGGTCCAGAGGCCATGGCCGTGAGAAACCATATGAAGGTGGCCGAACGAATGGTGGCTGCCGAGTTCGGGGAACACGCCCTGAAACTCTCAAAGCCGAACCCATTGACGGGGTTTGATCGCACGCTAGCCAGCCCTTGACGTTCACGAAAGGCTTTCAGTTGCTCTTCACGCCGCTCTTTAGCTATACTGAAGCGCGCGATCGGGGGAAGATGCGAGGCCTGTGCACGGCCGTGGAGCCGGCTCCAAACCCTGGTTACTTTAGCTCCAGCCGCAAAGGAGGGGGAACGTGATCCTACAACAGCTCAACGGGACATGGAAGCTCCAGGAATTCGATCCGGGCGCCGGGGTACGAGCCCACGCCTTTGCGCCGGACTACAATGATGCAGATTGGCTTCCGGCTGCGGTGCCGGGGGACGTGCACACAAGCCTGGTTGAGGCTGGCCGCCTTGATCCCCCCTTCTATCACATGAATGTGGAGAAATGCCAGTGGGTGGAGCGGCGCGAGTGGTGGTATCGCACCACCTTTACTGGCCCCAATCTGAGCGGCACCGATCGTCAACTGCTCATCTTTGACGGGCTGGACACCTTTGCCACGATCTACCTGAACGGCGAGGAGATCGGCAGCCATGCCAACATGTTCGTAGCCGCCACTTTTGATGTGACGGGCAAGCTGCGGCCAGGACAGCCCAACACGCTAGCTGTGCGCTTCGACCCGGTGCTCGATCGCGTGGGCGGCCGGGAGGTGCCGGGGCAGTGGGGAGGCTTTGGTCCGGAGCGTGTTTGGGTGCGCAAGGCGCAATGTCATTTCTCGTGGGATTGGGGGCCACGGTTGGTGACCGTGGGCCTGTGGCAAGGTGTGCGTCTGGAGGGCTTCCAGGCGGCCCGTCTGAAAGATATCTTCTTCCGTACGGAGGAGATCACCTCTCAGCGGGCTAGAGTGCGCATCACGGCCGAAGTCGAGGCGTGGAACGCCGCCGACCACTTGAGTGTGCGGATCGGGTTGAGCCGAGGAGATCAACGTCTGGCCGCTGAGGTACCCATCACGGATGGCCTGGCTGAGATCGTCCTGGATGTGGAAAACCCTGCGCTGTGGTGGACCCACGATCTAGGCGAGCCAGCCCTCTACGAACTCATCGCACGTCTACGCGCCGATGACACCACGCTGGACGAACACCAGGAACAGGTAGGCATCCGCACCATCCGCGTAGACCAATCGCCAGACCCTCACGAGCCAGAGTGTAAGTTCTTTACCTTCGTGCTCAACAACGTGCCCATTTTCGCCAAAGGGGCCAATTGGATCCCCGCCGATTCCTTCCTCTCTCAAATGACAGAAGCCCGCTATCGCGAGCTGTTGGAGCTGGCCGTCGAAGCTCACATGAACATGTTACGGGTGTGGGGGGGTGGTATTTACGAGAAGTCCGAGTTCTACCGGCTCTGCGATAAGCTGGGTATCCTCGTCTGGCAGGACTTTATGTTCGCCTGTGCTCGTTATCCGGACTATGACCCCGACTTTTACGCTGAAGTGGCGCGTGAGGCCGAATTGGT
It contains:
- a CDS encoding molybdenum cofactor guanylyltransferase, with the protein product MELFTAVILAGGQSRRMGQDKAWLDAGGRPLLVHVAERLQNLAAEVIVVRAAPTTPLPALPARVIEDRYPGMGPLAGLHAGLSASATSWIFAVACDMPLLHQALIRYLALLRPGHDAVIPYPTGQPEPLHAFYHRRCLAVIEQALASGQRSVWKLYTRLQVRSVSPLELTVFDPDLRSFVNVNTPTEWERVRRLIS
- a CDS encoding acyl carrier protein; this encodes MSIFERVRDIIVEQLGVEPERVTMEASFREDLEADSLDLVELIMAFEEEFGGEISDEEAQKITTVGDAVRYLEAQKA